A single genomic interval of Haloterrigena salifodinae harbors:
- the dph5 gene encoding diphthine synthase: MLTFIGLGLYDEQSITVEGRDALRNADRAYAEFYTSKLLGATAADLEAAHGVDVEVRDRAGVEQHPDDILAAAESEDVAFLTAGDTMISTTHVDLRLRAHDRGIETRVIHGVTAQTAASSLTGLQNYRFGKATTLPFPYAHGADGLPASVTDTIDANREDGLHTVVYLDIKVDHELTDEDEYMTADVGAELLAEEYPDLVGVVVARAGSPDPLVAAGTMSELAEREFGDPLHLLIVPGECHALEADALVELADADRDALETH, from the coding sequence ATGCTCACCTTCATCGGCCTCGGACTCTACGACGAGCAGTCGATCACCGTCGAGGGCCGGGACGCCCTCCGGAACGCCGATCGCGCCTACGCCGAGTTCTACACCAGCAAACTGCTCGGCGCGACCGCCGCGGACCTCGAGGCCGCCCACGGCGTCGACGTCGAGGTTCGGGACCGCGCGGGCGTCGAACAGCACCCGGACGACATCCTCGCAGCCGCCGAGAGCGAGGACGTGGCCTTCCTGACCGCTGGCGACACGATGATCTCGACGACCCACGTCGACCTCCGCCTGCGGGCCCACGACCGCGGGATCGAGACGCGGGTGATCCACGGCGTCACGGCCCAGACGGCCGCCAGTTCCCTGACCGGGCTCCAAAACTACCGCTTCGGGAAGGCGACCACCCTCCCGTTCCCCTACGCTCACGGCGCCGACGGCCTGCCGGCGAGCGTGACGGATACGATCGACGCGAACCGGGAGGACGGCCTCCACACGGTCGTCTACCTCGACATCAAAGTCGATCACGAACTCACCGACGAGGACGAGTACATGACCGCCGACGTCGGCGCCGAGTTGCTCGCTGAAGAGTACCCCGACCTCGTCGGCGTCGTCGTCGCTCGCGCCGGCAGCCCCGATCCGCTCGTCGCGGCTGGAACCATGTCGGAACTCGCCGAGCGAGAGTTCGGCGACCCGCTGCACCTGCTCATCGTTCCCGGCGAGTGTCACGCCCTCGAGGCCGACGCGCTGGTCGAACTCGCCGACGCCGATCGGGACGCACTCGAGACGCATTGA